In Xiphophorus maculatus strain JP 163 A unplaced genomic scaffold, X_maculatus-5.0-male Unplaced_Scaffold_BN000187F, whole genome shotgun sequence, a genomic segment contains:
- the LOC111607916 gene encoding uncharacterized protein LOC111607916 translates to MFKASTESEAMEEIYVNMEPDGQTASSHTGKRRKPGPESEEQQESPSELKKKTESDDDDDDVKTGFESDSDSSGDETRADDPGSSQSEKKVPDWRQSIKLLKESGDTNGKPVAGKVMQKCALCTYETKKKQEKKFFHLAVADETDCIKVMVYGEELFNEVEKGRLYLFINVEVDVVYGEMVMKVTNQSRISKTNGIKVPKTLELQSPLFPIEKIQSFKEKTAASVEGTVIEIKCQKLGTKANAHEFQLEDETGSIWIKLWCKEQLRGMSVGDVVRVTNLRTNLYNKMVSLSSTDFTRIHKMKAAAVQSVTMQIVGIIEAGKEQSELDVLINDKSRSFFIHSSLLAKVFGVSLDDDFKDRLVKKIPFSAKGEIKQNKIQTLKAARATKT, encoded by the exons atgtttaaagccaGCACAGAGTCTGAAGCGATGGAGGAAATTTACGTCAATATGGAACCTGATGGACAAACCGCATCTAGTCACACAG GAAAGAGGAGGAAACCTGGACCTGagtcagaggagcagcaggagtctCCATCCG AGTTAAAGAAGAAGACTgagagtgatgatgatgatgatgatgttaaaACTG GGTTTGAATCTGATTCAGATTCTTCAGGTGATGAAACTCGAGCTG acGATCCAGGAAGTTCTCAGTCTGAGAAG AAGGTTCCTGATTGG AGACAGAGCATCAAGCTGCTGAAGGAAAGTGGAGACACCAATGGAAAACCTGTAGCTGGAAAGGTTATGCAGAAATGTGCTCTGTGTACGTATGAAACCAAAAAGAAGCAGGAGAAGAAGTTCTTCCATCTGGCAGTCGCTGACGAGACCGATTGCATTAAAGTCATGGTATATGGAGAAGAACTATTTAATGAAGTTGAAAAGGGACGACTTTACCTTTTCATTAATGTGGAAGTGGATGTAGTGTATGGTGAGATGGTGATGAAGGTGACCAACCAGAGCAGAATCTCAAAGACCAACGGCATTAAAGTTCCCAAGactctggagctgcagagtcCATTGTTTCCCATCGAGAAGATCCAATCCTTTAAGGAGAAAACAGCAGCGAGTGTTGAAGGAACTGTGATTGAG ATTAAATGCCAGAAACTTGGTACCAAAGCAAATGCACACGAGTTCCAACTTGAAGATGAAACCGGTTCCATATGGATCAAGCTGTGGTGCAAAGAACAGCTGAGAGGAATGTCAGTGGGAGATGTGGTCAGAGTGACCAACCTGCGGACAAACCTTTACAATAAAATGGTGTCTCTGAGCTCCACCGACTTCACCAGAATTCATAAG ATgaaagctgctgctgtccagAGTGTCACCATGCAGATTGTAGGGATCATAGAAGCGGGAAAGGAGCAGTCTGAGCTGGACGTGCTGATCAACGACAAGTCCAGATCCTTCTTCATCCATTCTTCTCTCCTGGCTAAGGTTTTTGGTGTCAGTCTGGATGACGACTTCAAGGACAGACTTGTGAAGAAAATCCCGTTTTCAGCcaaaggagaaataaaacaaaacaaaatccagactCTTAAAGCTGCAAGAGCCACCAAAACTTAA
- the LOC111607917 gene encoding uncharacterized protein LOC111607917, protein MFKASTESEAMEEIYVNMEPDGQTASSHTGKRRKPGPESEEQQESPSELKKKTESDDDDDDVKTGFESDSDSSGDETRADDPGSSQSEKKVPDWRQSIKLLKESGDTNGKPVAGKVMQKCALCTYETKKKQEKKFFHLAVADETDCIKVMVYGEELFNEVEKGRLYLFINVEVDVVYGEMVMKVTNQSRISKTNGIKVPKTLELQSPLFPIEKIQSFKEKTAASVEGTVIEVSDYC, encoded by the exons atgtttaaagccaGCACAGAGTCTGAAGCGATGGAGGAAATTTACGTCAATATGGAACCTGATGGACAAACCGCATCTAGTCACACAG GAAAGAGGAGGAAACCTGGACCTGagtcagaggagcagcaggagtctCCATCCG AGTTAAAGAAGAAGACTgagagtgatgatgatgatgatgatgttaaaACTG GGTTTGAATCTGATTCAGATTCTTCAGGTGATGAAACTCGAGCTG acGATCCAGGAAGTTCTCAGTCTGAGAAG AAGGTTCCTGATTGG AGACAGAGCATCAAGCTGCTGAAGGAAAGTGGAGACACCAATGGAAAACCTGTAGCTGGAAAGGTTATGCAGAAATGTGCTCTGTGTACGTATGAAACCAAAAAGAAGCAGGAGAAGAAGTTCTTCCATCTGGCAGTCGCTGACGAGACCGATTGCATTAAAGTCATGGTATATGGAGAAGAACTATTTAATGAAGTTGAAAAGGGACGACTTTACCTTTTCATTAATGTGGAAGTGGATGTAGTGTATGGTGAGATGGTGATGAAGGTGACCAACCAGAGCAGAATCTCAAAGACCAACGGCATTAAAGTTCCCAAGactctggagctgcagagtcCATTGTTTCCCATCGAGAAGATCCAATCCTTTAAGGAGAAAACAGCAGCGAGTGTTGAAGGAACTGTGATTGAGGTAAGTGATTACTGCTGA